The proteins below come from a single Pseudarthrobacter sp. SSS035 genomic window:
- the solA gene encoding N-methyl-L-tryptophan oxidase, translating into MTERYDAIVVGLGIMGSAATYHLAKRGQRVLGIDTFPEGHDQGSSHGHHRLIRRSHANPQFRPLVDRAFELWRTLEDESSQKIMSLIGEVSMNHEAALNSAGWLGIGAEAENHLEPLDEDELRQQFSGFRLQPGMTATYEREAGYVLPEPAMSALLRVAERNGAVIHRPEEVTHWSADGDGVRVETTHGSYKAGRLVITAGPWAAEQLRGLGLPLQVVRIVNAYYRPERPDLWTAEKGAPNFTMNVPEGEYYGMPSIAGQGLKIGRHDLGEPTTARTIGREVGSDEVEHLRRILDTYMPGASGPCELAITCMYTMTPDENYIVERHPFHSQVAYACGFSGTGFKFGPVIGEILADLITDVPMTSDSSMFSSARFTKKDNKQGVT; encoded by the coding sequence ATGACTGAACGATACGACGCAATTGTCGTCGGTCTTGGGATCATGGGTAGCGCCGCCACCTACCACCTGGCCAAGCGCGGGCAGCGTGTTCTGGGCATCGACACCTTCCCCGAAGGGCATGACCAGGGGTCTTCCCACGGCCACCACCGTCTGATCCGACGCTCACATGCGAACCCCCAGTTCAGACCACTCGTGGACCGAGCGTTCGAACTATGGCGCACGCTCGAAGACGAATCCAGCCAAAAGATTATGAGTCTTATCGGCGAAGTCTCCATGAATCACGAGGCGGCGCTCAACTCGGCCGGCTGGCTGGGCATAGGTGCGGAGGCTGAGAACCATTTAGAGCCGCTTGATGAGGATGAGTTGCGTCAGCAGTTCTCGGGTTTTCGCCTTCAACCTGGCATGACTGCAACCTATGAACGCGAAGCAGGATACGTGCTACCCGAACCAGCGATGTCAGCGCTCCTCCGAGTCGCCGAACGGAACGGCGCGGTCATCCACCGGCCAGAAGAAGTCACGCACTGGAGCGCCGACGGCGATGGCGTTCGAGTCGAAACCACACATGGCTCGTACAAGGCTGGCCGGCTGGTGATCACGGCCGGACCGTGGGCAGCCGAGCAACTTCGGGGACTTGGCCTGCCCCTGCAGGTTGTTCGAATCGTCAATGCCTACTACCGGCCCGAACGACCAGACCTTTGGACGGCTGAGAAGGGCGCACCAAACTTCACCATGAACGTCCCCGAAGGCGAATACTACGGAATGCCTTCAATTGCAGGCCAAGGACTCAAGATCGGTCGTCACGACCTTGGCGAACCCACGACAGCTCGCACAATCGGTCGCGAAGTCGGTAGCGACGAGGTTGAGCATCTGCGTCGAATACTTGATACCTACATGCCGGGAGCAAGTGGCCCCTGCGAGTTGGCTATTACCTGTATGTACACGATGACTCCCGATGAGAATTACATCGTCGAGCGTCATCCTTTCCATTCGCAAGTGGCCTACGCCTGCGGCTTCTCTGGTACCGGTTTCAAGTTCGGCCCCGTGATTGGCGAAATTCTCGCCGACTTGATCACCGACGTGCCAATGACATCTGACAGCTCGATGTTCTCCTCGGCGCGGTTTACCAAAAAAGACAACAAGCAAGGAGTCACGTAG
- a CDS encoding thiamine pyrophosphate-binding protein has product MALMTGGEAVARSLAAHGTDVVFGIPGNHNLPIYEHLASNNIRHFLSRHEQGCGFAADGFARVSGRPGVALVTAGPAVLNTLAALSQSYADSIPVLMVSPGMPLRHPHGSTGHLHEVKDQQAAVDAVVAVSHRVSSVDEIGDAITQAFADMTAGRPRPVHVEIPIDVLDEVADTEVGLPLATSVVSAPVGQLKRAAVALAECSRPGIVVGGGARAASAEVLRLAEKLGAAVVTTTNGKGIIPEDHPLSLGAGAHLHTVAEWARSRDVLIAVGTDFGSSDLWNGGWTLDGTLVRIDIDPRQIGVNVRPDVSLVSDATTALRSLLDLLGASSHGDGGKRESASWVSRVHEEAALEGALWEHEMKAIAAVLDRDAIVAGDSAAACYYGLRANLPLHTPGAFLYPTGSGTLGYGLPAAIGAKVAMPERQVVAVMGDGGVMFTLPELAAAAAEGLALPLIVIDNGGYGQIRTNMGLRGYEPLGVDLPSPDFAAAGRALGCHGITIESPERLSEELAKAFVADRPTVLHVREGGSA; this is encoded by the coding sequence ATGGCACTCATGACCGGCGGCGAGGCTGTTGCGCGCAGCCTCGCCGCACACGGTACCGACGTAGTTTTCGGGATACCGGGTAATCACAATCTGCCCATCTACGAACATCTCGCGAGCAATAACATCAGACATTTTTTGTCGCGACATGAGCAGGGCTGCGGTTTTGCCGCAGATGGGTTCGCGCGGGTTTCGGGAAGGCCGGGCGTCGCTTTGGTCACGGCCGGACCCGCGGTGCTCAACACTCTTGCCGCGTTGAGCCAGTCGTATGCCGATTCGATCCCCGTGCTGATGGTTTCTCCCGGGATGCCGCTTCGACACCCCCACGGTAGTACGGGCCATCTTCACGAGGTCAAGGATCAGCAGGCAGCGGTCGACGCCGTCGTCGCGGTTAGCCATCGAGTGAGCTCCGTTGACGAGATTGGTGACGCCATCACGCAGGCCTTCGCCGACATGACCGCGGGCAGGCCCCGGCCAGTACATGTAGAAATCCCGATCGATGTCCTCGATGAGGTGGCCGACACTGAGGTCGGACTGCCGTTGGCAACATCGGTCGTCAGCGCCCCGGTAGGTCAGCTCAAACGAGCTGCCGTTGCGCTCGCTGAATGTTCTCGACCTGGAATTGTCGTGGGCGGAGGGGCACGTGCAGCCTCGGCCGAAGTACTTCGACTGGCCGAAAAACTCGGAGCCGCCGTGGTCACTACAACCAACGGCAAGGGAATAATTCCCGAAGATCACCCCTTGTCGCTCGGCGCAGGAGCCCACCTGCACACTGTTGCCGAATGGGCTCGCTCTCGAGACGTCCTCATCGCAGTGGGCACAGATTTCGGATCATCCGACCTGTGGAACGGTGGCTGGACCCTCGACGGGACGCTCGTGAGAATCGACATTGATCCGCGCCAGATCGGTGTCAACGTACGCCCTGACGTTTCCCTGGTCAGCGACGCGACGACTGCATTGCGCTCACTTCTGGATCTGCTCGGGGCTTCGAGCCATGGTGATGGCGGCAAGCGTGAATCCGCTTCCTGGGTCTCGCGGGTGCATGAAGAGGCAGCGCTTGAGGGAGCGCTTTGGGAGCACGAGATGAAAGCCATCGCAGCGGTACTGGACCGCGATGCCATCGTCGCTGGCGATTCTGCTGCCGCCTGTTACTACGGGCTGCGGGCAAACTTGCCGCTCCACACCCCCGGTGCTTTTCTTTACCCGACAGGAAGCGGAACGCTTGGGTATGGACTGCCGGCGGCCATTGGTGCGAAGGTTGCAATGCCTGAGCGCCAAGTAGTGGCCGTAATGGGAGACGGTGGCGTCATGTTCACCCTTCCTGAACTGGCGGCGGCAGCGGCTGAGGGTTTGGCCCTCCCGCTCATCGTTATCGACAACGGCGGATATGGCCAGATTCGCACGAACATGGGTCTTCGTGGCTATGAACCGCTCGGCGTCGATTTGCCCTCTCCGGACTTCGCTGCGGCGGGCAGGGCTCTCGGATGCCACGGAATCACGATCGAAAGTCCTGAGCGACTCTCCGAAGAGCTCGCCAAAGCCTTTGTGGCCGACCGTCCGACGGTCCTGCATGTCCGCGAAGGTGGTTCAGCATGA
- a CDS encoding formaldehyde-activating enzyme, which translates to MTSENIDGRLAQGWGGEAPNGIHVNVLLARRGSPTAASITTAFTSPAPGFTPILASLGPDQKSYVTLNPPTVILNKSKPDTDFQETLIFGAAQVGIAQGVLDAVADSLLAPDQETIVLVSLWIDPKADDETEARKNSRIATGRAVREAILGRSEGERQELVKQRDLITHPFYSGQ; encoded by the coding sequence GTGACATCGGAGAACATCGACGGCAGGCTCGCCCAGGGATGGGGAGGGGAGGCCCCAAACGGCATACACGTAAATGTCCTTCTTGCCCGACGGGGAAGCCCCACCGCGGCTTCAATAACCACCGCGTTCACGTCCCCGGCCCCGGGCTTCACGCCGATTCTGGCAAGCCTGGGACCGGACCAGAAATCGTACGTGACGCTTAATCCGCCCACCGTGATACTAAACAAGTCCAAGCCGGACACGGATTTTCAGGAGACCTTGATATTCGGCGCGGCCCAAGTCGGCATCGCCCAGGGTGTCCTTGACGCCGTCGCCGACAGCCTGCTTGCCCCCGATCAGGAAACCATCGTCCTAGTCTCCCTGTGGATAGACCCCAAAGCCGACGACGAAACCGAGGCACGCAAGAACTCCCGGATCGCTACCGGTCGTGCGGTCCGGGAAGCAATACTCGGCCGTTCCGAGGGCGAACGGCAGGAGCTCGTCAAACAACGCGATCTCATCACACACCCCTTCTACTCAGGCCAGTAA
- a CDS encoding glycine betaine ABC transporter substrate-binding protein, whose translation MKIGKNIRVSAVTATLVVSAMALTACGGSDGGATTGSAGSLASTVDLSGVTMSVGSKEYPEQKILGEILVQTLEAAGAKVTDKTGLAGTNVARAALESGEINAYYEYTGTAWLTIFKKTNPITDPNALFDAVRADDATNDISWFAPAPFNNTYGLGASPDAAKGTGVKTLSDYAELARTNPKEATLCASAEFATRDDGLPGLEKAYDFKQPEGTVYPVEVTVIYQAIQQKKCNFMYLVSTDSRLAKEHITVLDDDKTFFPIYNPAVNMTGNIYDANKAKYDKLFDAVAKLLTQDTILELNGQVELDGLPADLVVQKFLQKHKII comes from the coding sequence ATGAAGATTGGTAAGAACATCCGCGTCTCAGCCGTAACGGCCACTCTGGTGGTTTCGGCGATGGCGCTCACTGCCTGCGGCGGCAGCGATGGCGGTGCGACGACGGGCTCCGCGGGTTCACTCGCTTCAACTGTTGATCTCAGCGGCGTCACCATGTCGGTCGGTTCCAAGGAGTACCCAGAGCAGAAGATCCTGGGCGAAATTCTCGTTCAGACACTTGAGGCCGCCGGCGCGAAGGTGACAGACAAGACCGGCCTCGCAGGCACCAACGTGGCTCGGGCAGCTTTGGAAAGCGGCGAAATCAACGCTTACTACGAGTACACCGGTACAGCATGGCTCACCATTTTCAAGAAGACCAATCCGATCACCGATCCAAACGCACTCTTTGACGCGGTTCGCGCGGACGATGCGACGAACGATATTTCCTGGTTTGCCCCTGCGCCATTCAACAACACGTACGGCCTTGGTGCCAGCCCGGATGCGGCCAAGGGCACTGGAGTCAAGACTCTTTCGGACTACGCCGAACTGGCGCGGACCAACCCGAAAGAAGCGACTCTCTGCGCAAGTGCAGAGTTTGCGACTCGCGATGACGGCTTGCCCGGTCTAGAAAAGGCCTACGACTTCAAACAGCCGGAGGGGACGGTGTATCCGGTCGAGGTGACCGTCATCTACCAGGCGATCCAGCAGAAGAAGTGCAACTTCATGTACCTCGTCAGCACCGACTCGCGCCTCGCGAAAGAACACATCACCGTCCTCGATGACGACAAGACCTTCTTTCCGATCTACAACCCCGCAGTGAACATGACCGGCAATATCTATGACGCGAACAAAGCGAAGTACGACAAGCTCTTCGACGCCGTCGCCAAACTTCTGACCCAGGACACGATCCTGGAACTCAACGGCCAAGTCGAACTCGACGGATTGCCCGCGGACTTGGTCGTGCAGAAGTTCCTCCAGAAGCACAAGATCATCTGA
- a CDS encoding tyrosine-type recombinase/integrase: protein MDPGVSLAYQDLQLNRPAHLLCHGKGRKDRITPLDRPTAAALRLWVAQNGDNQPDSALFTRQGGTRPISRDAVAARLRLHGGEALPESGHQEHHAPHAAAHHRNSDARCRNRYHHHRALARGRIHQSTQAYLHADLGMKERALNRLSPPGTSHQRYAPTGQLLTFLESL, encoded by the coding sequence GTGGACCCCGGGGTTTCGTTGGCATATCAAGACCTGCAGCTGAACCGGCCGGCGCATCTGCTTTGCCACGGCAAAGGGCGCAAAGACCGCATCACGCCTCTGGACCGACCCACTGCAGCGGCCCTGCGCCTATGGGTCGCGCAAAACGGTGACAATCAGCCCGACAGTGCGCTCTTCACCAGGCAAGGCGGCACACGACCCATCAGTCGCGACGCGGTCGCCGCCAGGCTCCGCCTCCACGGCGGCGAAGCTCTGCCCGAGTCTGGGCACCAAGAACATCACGCCCCACACGCCGCGGCACACCACCGCAATTCGGATGCTCGATGCCGGAATCGATATCACCACCATCGCGCTCTGGCTCGGGGACGAATCCACCAATCGACCCAGGCATACCTCCACGCCGACCTGGGGATGAAGGAACGGGCCCTGAATCGACTCTCACCTCCCGGCACATCCCACCAACGCTATGCCCCTACCGGCCAACTGCTCACCTTCCTCGAGAGCCTTTAG
- the dapC gene encoding succinyldiaminopimelate transaminase: protein MRTTEPRWSATTADRLFPEFPWNRLAPLWELAQKHPDGTIDLSMGAPVDPTPRVIRDALIGAVDAPGYPSTEGSVTLRAAVVNYLARRGGIRCLTPEMVLPTIGSKEVISQLPAFLGLGKDDVIAIPDLGYPTYEIGALATQSQIVRYLDPCEVDTTGVAMLWLTSPSNPEGRILGSADLRHILSRARSTGTLVVSDECYLEFGWTQEPVSILHPDVCDDDSSGILICSSLSKRSNLAGYRAGFLAGDQALLAKLLEYRKHMGQMVPSPVQAAMIAALDDDEHVAEQRERYLSRRLALRPALEAAGFVIDHSDGGLYFWVRREGEDCWQIAEWLAHRGVIGVPGEIYGDSGRQHVRLTITVDDHDVAEAVSRLKLGCSDQKDDKQ from the coding sequence ATGAGAACGACCGAACCACGTTGGTCGGCAACTACTGCTGATCGCCTGTTCCCCGAGTTCCCCTGGAACCGGCTTGCGCCGCTGTGGGAATTAGCTCAAAAGCATCCCGATGGCACCATCGACCTGTCCATGGGGGCACCGGTCGACCCGACCCCACGCGTCATTCGCGATGCGTTGATAGGTGCTGTTGATGCGCCCGGATACCCCTCGACAGAGGGTTCTGTCACATTGCGGGCCGCTGTGGTGAACTACCTCGCTCGACGGGGCGGCATTCGCTGCCTGACGCCGGAAATGGTGCTGCCGACCATTGGATCGAAGGAAGTGATTTCTCAGCTGCCCGCTTTCCTGGGCCTCGGTAAGGACGACGTGATCGCTATACCCGATCTCGGCTACCCCACATACGAAATCGGGGCTTTGGCCACACAATCTCAGATTGTGCGCTACCTCGATCCGTGCGAGGTTGACACCACAGGTGTCGCAATGCTTTGGCTAACCTCGCCTAGCAATCCCGAGGGACGAATACTCGGCAGCGCGGATCTTCGCCACATCCTGTCGCGCGCCCGCAGCACGGGCACGCTGGTAGTAAGCGACGAGTGCTACCTCGAGTTCGGCTGGACACAGGAACCGGTCTCGATCTTGCACCCCGACGTATGTGACGACGATTCTTCAGGAATCCTGATCTGCAGCTCCTTGTCGAAACGATCCAATCTTGCCGGCTACCGCGCGGGATTTCTCGCCGGAGACCAGGCGCTGCTCGCGAAGTTGCTCGAATATCGCAAGCATATGGGCCAAATGGTGCCCTCGCCCGTACAAGCGGCCATGATCGCCGCTTTGGATGACGACGAACATGTCGCAGAGCAGCGTGAACGGTACTTGAGCAGGCGCCTTGCCCTGCGACCCGCCCTCGAAGCGGCAGGGTTCGTCATCGACCACTCCGACGGCGGCCTCTATTTCTGGGTCCGCCGCGAAGGTGAGGACTGCTGGCAGATAGCCGAGTGGTTGGCGCACCGCGGCGTGATCGGTGTACCGGGCGAGATCTACGGAGACTCCGGACGGCAACACGTCCGACTAACAATCACGGTTGACGATCACGACGTGGCAGAGGCCGTTTCCAGGCTGAAACTCGGATGCAGCGATCAAAAGGATGACAAGCAATGA
- a CDS encoding aldehyde dehydrogenase family protein produces MSRPEWIRDTIFVGGAWTAPRGEICRVENPATEQIIGTIRTATAEDAAEAVGAAKRAYGPWSCTTPQHRSVVLRDLSTALRERTDLLVETLVAEVGAPADIALSSHLGQALAVLDQYAELLLTFSFREDVRHTRVLREAAGVVAAITPWNYPLYQLMAKVAPALAAGCPVVAKPAELTPLSAFILADAFEEIGLPSGVFNLVPGPGAEVGELLSSHPDVDVVSFTGSVGVGRRVASASAATVKRVCLELGGKSASVVLPDADLERAVSATVENVMFNSGQTCAAWTRLLVPQQQLEATLEIAASVANNLVVGDPLAAGTDLGPVISSAQRDSVLAFIEDAVADGGTVIAGGSQRPDGLSSGHYIRPTVIAGLPPQSRIAQEEVFGPVLVVLPYDDVDDAISIANATSYGLGGAVWGTDVDEAFAVAQRLRTGRVDINGADWNPAAPFGGYKQSGNGREMGRWGMDEFLEVKAVQIPVLKVEES; encoded by the coding sequence ATGAGCAGGCCGGAATGGATCCGGGACACAATCTTCGTTGGGGGTGCCTGGACCGCGCCGCGAGGCGAGATCTGCCGGGTTGAAAATCCAGCGACCGAGCAGATCATCGGCACCATCCGCACAGCCACGGCCGAAGATGCGGCCGAGGCGGTCGGAGCTGCGAAGCGTGCCTACGGACCATGGAGTTGTACCACTCCGCAGCACCGCAGTGTCGTGCTTCGGGACCTGTCAACCGCATTGCGCGAGCGGACAGACCTGCTGGTGGAAACTCTGGTCGCAGAAGTGGGGGCCCCAGCTGATATAGCGCTCTCTTCTCACCTGGGACAAGCGCTCGCGGTGCTGGATCAATACGCCGAACTTTTGCTGACATTCTCCTTCAGGGAGGACGTGCGACATACACGTGTCTTAAGAGAAGCCGCCGGTGTGGTCGCCGCGATAACGCCGTGGAACTATCCGCTCTATCAGCTGATGGCGAAGGTGGCGCCGGCCTTGGCGGCCGGGTGCCCGGTTGTCGCCAAGCCGGCCGAGCTGACCCCGCTTTCTGCCTTCATCCTCGCCGACGCCTTCGAGGAGATCGGCCTCCCGTCGGGAGTGTTCAACCTCGTTCCTGGGCCCGGTGCGGAGGTCGGCGAGTTGCTCTCGAGCCATCCTGATGTTGACGTCGTCTCCTTCACCGGATCTGTTGGAGTAGGTCGTAGGGTGGCTTCGGCTTCTGCCGCCACAGTGAAACGTGTCTGCCTCGAACTGGGTGGCAAGTCCGCCAGTGTGGTGCTGCCCGATGCGGACCTTGAACGCGCAGTGTCGGCCACCGTCGAGAACGTCATGTTCAACAGCGGACAAACCTGTGCCGCATGGACGCGTCTGTTGGTTCCTCAACAGCAACTCGAGGCAACACTCGAGATCGCCGCATCCGTCGCAAACAATCTCGTTGTCGGCGATCCCCTCGCCGCCGGTACTGACCTTGGTCCCGTGATCTCATCGGCCCAACGCGATTCTGTGCTGGCCTTCATCGAAGATGCGGTCGCCGATGGTGGCACCGTCATAGCGGGCGGTTCGCAACGCCCAGATGGACTCTCATCGGGGCACTACATCCGTCCGACTGTCATCGCAGGGCTTCCGCCTCAATCGCGGATCGCTCAGGAAGAAGTCTTTGGGCCTGTCCTCGTGGTTCTACCCTACGACGATGTCGACGACGCCATCTCCATTGCAAATGCGACGTCTTACGGGCTGGGCGGTGCGGTCTGGGGCACCGATGTGGACGAAGCATTTGCAGTTGCGCAGCGTCTTCGTACCGGTCGTGTTGACATCAACGGGGCGGATTGGAATCCCGCGGCGCCCTTTGGTGGCTACAAACAGTCCGGAAACGGACGCGAAATGGGGCGTTGGGGAATGGACGAGTTCCTTGAAGTCAAAGCCGTGCAAATTCCAGTCCTGAAGGTTGAGGAATCATGA
- a CDS encoding dihydrodipicolinate synthase family protein, with protein MAKLSLHGIVPPVVTPLTHNMQVDVASLRRVVRHLIDGGVHGLFILGSSSEVEFLDETRRATVIQTVVDEAAGRVPVIAGVIDTATDRSVQHARQARELGADGLVLTAPFYTRTAQSEIIDHFCYVRDAVDLPLIAYDIPSRVNIKLERETLLSLYKRKAIVGLKDSSGDDANMRMVMRDFAQHPDFAILTGSEITVDYALLGGAHGAVPGLANVDPAGYVRLYDAAKNGDWDAARAEQQRLIELFEIEFQGVPITGSNASGIGGFKTAMQMMGLISHRHMNRPNAVLSDAQARKVRAIVEKSGLPTVVVPQRSQVSHL; from the coding sequence ATGGCGAAACTTTCGTTACACGGTATCGTTCCTCCGGTCGTCACGCCACTGACACACAACATGCAGGTCGACGTCGCGTCGTTGCGCCGTGTCGTGCGCCACCTTATCGACGGAGGGGTGCATGGACTTTTCATTCTCGGGTCCTCCAGCGAAGTCGAATTTCTCGACGAGACCCGACGTGCAACAGTGATTCAGACCGTTGTTGACGAAGCCGCCGGCCGCGTGCCGGTGATCGCAGGTGTCATCGATACCGCCACCGACCGATCTGTTCAGCACGCCCGGCAGGCGCGCGAGCTCGGTGCGGACGGCCTCGTATTGACTGCGCCGTTCTACACGCGCACGGCGCAGTCGGAAATCATCGATCACTTCTGTTATGTCCGCGATGCGGTCGATCTGCCATTGATCGCATACGACATTCCGTCTCGCGTGAACATCAAGCTTGAACGGGAGACCCTGCTGTCGCTCTACAAACGTAAGGCGATTGTGGGCCTCAAGGACAGCAGCGGCGACGACGCGAATATGCGCATGGTCATGCGCGATTTCGCGCAGCACCCAGACTTTGCAATCCTCACCGGATCGGAGATAACCGTTGACTATGCCCTCCTCGGCGGCGCTCATGGGGCGGTGCCCGGCCTCGCGAACGTGGATCCGGCGGGTTATGTGCGCCTGTACGATGCCGCCAAAAATGGCGACTGGGACGCGGCACGCGCGGAGCAGCAACGGCTCATCGAACTATTCGAAATCGAGTTCCAAGGCGTCCCGATCACAGGCAGCAATGCGTCCGGCATCGGAGGCTTCAAGACCGCCATGCAGATGATGGGCCTAATCTCCCATCGCCACATGAATCGTCCTAACGCCGTGCTCTCCGATGCGCAGGCGCGAAAGGTGCGCGCGATCGTCGAAAAGAGCGGATTGCCGACCGTGGTAGTGCCCCAACGGTCTCAAGTGAGCCACTTGTAG
- a CDS encoding SemiSWEET family sugar transporter translates to MSWWIEISTWSGWIGCVLSSVLALPQAIALLRRRNVSGLSILPWRALLTANAAWAVYGCITEQIPVVIPNTVSATVSAFVIVLIARANGRNVPAQLTAPLVIAAVALLAAPVPVLFGVITILPSFVGWMVQLLQIRRFGRPPGLSFGGVLLYLFCQLTWLTYALPRGEIALVTSVLPLILIAAVTVLGYLAAAPASTGGTDKSGKQLNTRARRPTTTVAPTSSPPNPGLSPDPPKGSLWTPGFRWHIKTCS, encoded by the coding sequence ATGTCATGGTGGATTGAGATTTCCACGTGGTCAGGGTGGATCGGGTGCGTGCTGTCGTCCGTGTTGGCTCTTCCACAGGCCATTGCACTCCTGCGACGCAGGAACGTGTCCGGACTCTCGATTCTGCCATGGCGGGCGCTGCTGACAGCCAACGCGGCATGGGCGGTGTATGGATGCATAACGGAGCAGATCCCGGTTGTCATACCGAACACCGTATCGGCGACCGTGTCCGCATTCGTGATCGTTCTCATCGCGCGCGCAAACGGCCGGAACGTTCCCGCCCAGCTGACGGCACCGCTCGTGATCGCGGCCGTTGCTCTATTGGCGGCACCTGTTCCCGTACTCTTCGGCGTGATCACGATCCTGCCGAGCTTCGTCGGATGGATGGTGCAGCTCCTTCAGATACGTCGCTTCGGGCGTCCGCCGGGCTTGTCGTTCGGCGGTGTCCTCCTTTACCTGTTCTGCCAATTGACCTGGCTCACATATGCGTTGCCGCGAGGTGAAATCGCGCTCGTCACCTCCGTCTTGCCACTCATTCTCATCGCCGCTGTCACCGTCCTCGGATACCTGGCTGCCGCGCCGGCCTCCACAGGGGGTACCGACAAGAGCGGAAAGCAGCTGAATACTCGAGCTCGCCGCCCGACAACGACCGTCGCACCAACATCGTCCCCGCCTAACCCTGGTCTAAGCCCTGATCCACCGAAGGGCTCGCTGTGGACCCCGGGGTTTCGTTGGCATATCAAGACCTGCAGCTGA